From Arachis stenosperma cultivar V10309 chromosome 2, arast.V10309.gnm1.PFL2, whole genome shotgun sequence, one genomic window encodes:
- the LOC130962618 gene encoding RING-H2 finger protein ATL51-like, translating to MSNTGNEGTPIVDTYVTPLVLSGIGVIAMVLIITTFFFIFWWQYLRPHRDQTINNTASGSPVKNNGVDEDILKRIPLITYNKQWQIEPECSICLGELKDGEVLRLLPACNHAFHVPCIDEWFKEHTNCPNCRSLITCEGDKPADVLYSQEISDDHWIRVVTHGYDDDHNNNDNRDTDNGDDDVSKSSNSTNSRLERLKHPSSVPLCDMKNKQCSFGRKLKRSFSMDQSYLCVAVTIQQRDHSVHHQEREASASSSSSSNSKGIMMMNHYKSRSLSMKHIDQMSRVLVRPPSQFRNGSFG from the coding sequence ATGAGCAACACCGGGAACGAAGGTACACCTATTGTAGATACCTACGTCACCCCTCTTGTTCTCTCCGGCATCGGCGTAATAGCCATGGTTCTTATTATTACAaccttcttcttcatcttttggTGGCAATACCTTAGGCCGCATCGGGATCAAACCATTAACAACACAGCTTCTGGAAGTCCTGTAAAGAACAATGGAGTCGACGAGGATATCCTCAAAAGGATCCCTCTTATTACCTACAACAAACAGTGGCAAATAGAACCCGAATGTTCTATTTGCCTCGGCGAGTTGAAGGACGGGGAGGTGCTAAGGTTGTTACCCGCTTGCAACCATGCTTTTCACGTTCCATGCATTGACGAATGGTTCAAGGAGCACACCAATTGTCCCAACTGTCGCTCGCTCATCACCTGCGAAGGTGATAAGCCAGCAGACGTATTATATTCTCAGGAAATCAGTGACGACCATTGGATAAGGGTGGTCACGCATGGTTATGATGACGATCATAATAACAATGATAATAGAGACACCGACAATGGTGACGATGATGTTAGTAAATCTTCCAATTCAACAAACTCGAGATTAGAACGACTTAAACACCCTAGTTCCGTACCATTATGTGACATGAAGAACAAGCAATGTTCCTTTGGGAGGAAGTTGAAGAGGTCCTTCTCTATGGATCAATCATATCTATGCGTTGCTGTTACCATACAACAAAGAGATCATAGTGTTCATCATCAAGAACGAGAGGCTTctgcctcttcttcttcatcgaGTAATAGTAAAGGTATTATGATGATGAACCACTATAAATCAAGATCATTATCAATGAAGCATATTGATCAAATGTCTAGGGTGCTCGTAAGACCCCCCTCGCAATTTCGGAATGGTAGCTTTGGGTGA
- the LOC130962619 gene encoding pentatricopeptide repeat-containing protein At2g15690, mitochondrial-like, producing the protein MEDTGENVGSVADYGVFLAMLNLCEDTRSLEYGKRVHEFLRRSRFRGEVELNNRLIGMYEKCGNMNIARKLFDRMPERNMSSWHLMIIGYTENGAGDDALLVFQEMKEAGIRPESETFALVLAACARKEAVEEGLLHFESTKEYGIVPTMEHCMEVINILDNADQLNEAEEFIESKPFQPEDDIWEALQNFARIHGDMDLQDRAEELLACLNPSKAIADKLPTPPRKKQSAINMLEEKNRVAENRCAVLYKEVDEKLKGLSGQRRSWRCGFGAQRR; encoded by the coding sequence ATGGAAGACACAGGAGAAAACGTAGGTTCTGTTGCTGATTATGGTGTTTTTCTCGCCATGTTGAATTTGTGCGAGGATACGAGGTCGCTTGAGTATGGAAAAAGGGTTCATGAGTTCTTGAGAAGATCGAGGTTTCGAGGGGAGGTTGAATTGAACAATAGGTTGATTGGAATGTATGAAAAATGTGGTAACATGAATATTGCACGCAAGTTGTTTGATCGAATGCCAGAGAGAAACATGAGTTCTTGGCACTTGATGATCATTGGATACACTGAAAATGGAGCTGGTGATGATGCTTTGTTGGTTTTTCAGGAGATGAAGGAGGCAGGGATACGGCCTGAGAGTGAAACTTTTGCATTGGTTTTGGCTGCGTGTGCAAGAAAAGAAGCTGTAGAAGAAGGATTATTGCACTTTGAATCAACGAAGGAGTATGGAATTGTTCCCACCATGGAGCATTGCATGGAGGTCATTAACATTTTGGATAATGCCGATCAGTTGAATGAAGCTGAGGAGTTCATTGAGAGTAAGCCATTTCAGCCTGAAGATGACATTTGGGAGGCTCTTCAAAATTTTGCTAGGATTCATGGAGATATGGATCTTCAGGATCGTGCGGAGGAGTTGTTGGCATGTCTAAATCCTTCAAAGGCCATTGCTGATAAGCTTCCAACACCTCCAAGGAAGAAACAGTCTGCAATTAACATGCTAGAGGAGAAGAATAGAGTGGCCGAGAATCGGTGTGCCGTTCTGTATAAAGAGGTTGATGAGAAATTGAAGGGTTTGAGTGGCCAGAGGAGGAGCTGGCGCTGTGGTTTCGGGGCTCAGCGGaggtga